One genomic region from Candidatus Aminicenantes bacterium encodes:
- a CDS encoding serine/threonine-protein kinase: MIGQTISHYHILEKIGQGGMGEVFLAEDTKLKRQVALKFLPRQMTADPEARERFGREAQAAAALNHPNIVTVYEIGEHEGQVFIAMEYVEGRTLKELIDSSRPPSTVNPSPIAPRPLPLPQVLDIAIQIASGLAVAHA; this comes from the coding sequence ATGATCGGCCAGACTATCTCCCATTACCACATCCTGGAAAAAATTGGACAGGGTGGCATGGGAGAGGTCTTTCTCGCCGAGGATACCAAGCTCAAGCGCCAAGTGGCGCTGAAATTCTTGCCGAGGCAAATGACGGCTGATCCTGAGGCGAGGGAAAGGTTCGGACGGGAAGCCCAGGCCGCCGCCGCATTGAACCACCCCAACATCGTCACGGTTTACGAGATCGGCGAGCATGAAGGCCAGGTCTTCATCGCCATGGAATACGTGGAAGGGCGGACATTAAAGGAACTGATTGATTCTTCCCGTCCACCGTCCACCGTCAACCCATCCCCCATCGCCCCTCGCCCCTTGCCCCTCCCCCAAGTTCTCGATATCGCTATTCAGATCGCCTCCGGCCTCGCCGTCGCCCACGCC